In Oryza sativa Japonica Group chromosome 2, ASM3414082v1, the following are encoded in one genomic region:
- the LOC4328121 gene encoding peptidyl-prolyl cis-trans isomerase — MSNTRVFFDMTVGGAPAGRIVMELYAKDVPRTAENFRALCTGEKGVGKSGKPLHYKGSTFHRVIPEFMCQGGDFTRGNGTGGESIYGEKFADEVFKFKHDSPGILSMANAGPNTNGSQFFICTVPCSWLDGKHVVFGRVVEGMDVVKAIEKVGSRGGSTAKPVVIADCGQLS; from the coding sequence ATGTCGAACACGAGGGTGTTCTTCGACATGACCGtcggcggagctccggcgggGCGGATCGTGATGGAGCTGTACGCGAAGGACGTGCCGCGGACGGCGGAGAACTTCCGCGCGCTCTGCACCGGCGAGAAGGGCGTGGGCAAGAGCGGCAAGCCGCTGCACTACAAGGGGAGCACCTTCCACCGCGTGATCCCGGAGTTCATGTGCCAGGGCGGCGACTTCACCCGCGGCAACGGCACGGGAGGGGAGTCGATCTACGGCGAGAAGTTCGCCGACGAGGTGTTCAAGTTCAAGCACGACAGCCCCGGCATCCTGTCCATGGCGAACGCCGGGCCCAACACTAACGGGTCCCAGTTCTTCATCTGCACCGTGCCCTGCAGCTGGCTGGACGGGAAGCACGTCGTGTTCGGCCGCGTCGTCGAGGGCATGGACGTCGTCAAGGCCATCGAGAAGGTGGGATCCCGCGGCGGGAGCACCGCCAAGCCGGTCGTCATCGCCGACTGCGGCCAGCTCTCCTAG